From the Paludisphaera mucosa genome, one window contains:
- the egtB gene encoding ergothioneine biosynthesis protein EgtB — MANLVEAYAKTRRFSEYLCETLQVEDYVVQPMPDASPTRWHLAHTTWFFETFVLAPSQSGYRPVDSAYQVLFNSYYNSVGEQFPRSRRGVLTRPSVAEVFAYRRAVDERMARLLREVDGDAAEEIGRVVELGLQHEQQHQELMLTDLKYLFSCNPLWPTYRPSEDDAPAATTDDSGWSTHGGGIVKVGHDGGTFAFDNERPRHDALIGAFELQDRLTTVGEFLQFVEDGGYRRPDLWLSLGWATRKEQGWTAPLYWVEREGAWSQFTLGGLKPLRLDEPVCHISFFEADAFARWMGSRLPTEAEWEHAAAGVIPGGRSGMPGRFHPIPASPVRGASRIRQLYGEVWQWTASPYTPYPGYRAPSGALGEYNGKFMCNQYVLRGSSCATPAGHSRSTYRNFFPPDARWQFSGMRLARDAQG; from the coding sequence TTGGCGAACCTGGTGGAAGCCTACGCGAAGACCCGTCGATTCTCGGAATATCTGTGCGAGACGCTGCAGGTCGAGGACTACGTCGTCCAGCCCATGCCCGACGCGAGTCCCACTCGATGGCATCTGGCGCACACGACCTGGTTCTTCGAGACGTTCGTGCTGGCCCCATCGCAATCCGGTTACCGACCGGTCGACTCCGCCTACCAGGTGCTCTTCAACTCGTATTACAACAGCGTCGGAGAGCAGTTCCCTCGATCGCGCCGCGGGGTGCTGACGCGGCCGTCCGTGGCCGAGGTCTTCGCCTACCGGCGGGCCGTCGACGAGAGGATGGCCCGGCTGCTGAGAGAGGTCGACGGCGACGCGGCCGAGGAGATCGGCCGGGTCGTCGAGCTGGGGCTCCAGCACGAACAGCAGCACCAGGAGCTGATGCTCACGGATCTCAAGTATCTCTTCTCCTGCAACCCGCTCTGGCCGACGTATCGCCCATCGGAGGACGATGCGCCCGCGGCGACGACCGACGATAGCGGCTGGTCGACCCATGGCGGCGGGATCGTGAAGGTCGGGCATGACGGCGGCACCTTCGCATTCGACAACGAGAGGCCGCGCCACGACGCCCTGATCGGGGCGTTCGAGCTGCAAGACCGTTTGACGACCGTCGGCGAGTTCCTCCAATTCGTGGAGGACGGCGGTTATCGTCGGCCCGATCTCTGGCTGTCGCTCGGGTGGGCCACGCGGAAGGAGCAGGGGTGGACGGCGCCCTTGTACTGGGTCGAGAGGGAGGGGGCGTGGAGCCAGTTCACGCTGGGCGGACTCAAGCCATTGCGGCTCGATGAGCCGGTCTGTCATATCAGCTTCTTCGAGGCGGACGCCTTTGCTCGCTGGATGGGCTCACGGCTGCCGACCGAAGCGGAGTGGGAGCATGCGGCGGCCGGGGTGATCCCAGGAGGTCGCTCCGGAATGCCAGGCCGTTTCCACCCCATTCCGGCGTCGCCGGTGCGAGGCGCCTCCCGGATTCGTCAATTGTACGGCGAGGTCTGGCAGTGGACGGCCAGCCCGTACACTCCGTATCCGGGTTATCGAGCCCCCTCGGGGGCGCTCGGCGAATACAACGGAAAGTTCATGTGCAACCAATATGTGTTGCGCGGTTCCTCCTGCGCCACCCCGGCAGGTCATTCGCGGTCGACGTATCGCAACTTCTTTCCGCCTGATGCGCGATGGCAATTCTCGGGGATGCGCCTGGCGCGTGATGCACAGGGGTGA
- a CDS encoding ATP-binding cassette domain-containing protein: MTAVHPLDLAVEEGEVLVLLGPSGCGKTTILRMVAGLVSPTSGEVAVDSIPISPQTMGAIRKTLGYVIQEGGLFPHLTGLANVTIMARQEGWPRARIDERVAELVEMTQLPRAGLDRYPNELSGGQRQRISLIRALFMSPRILLLDEPLGALDPLIRAGLQRDLKQVFERTGTTVLFVTHDLVEAGRFADRVCLMQSGRIVQQGPFREILQKPSSEFVREFVTSQVVEP; encoded by the coding sequence GTGACGGCGGTCCATCCGCTCGACCTGGCGGTCGAGGAAGGGGAAGTCCTGGTCCTGCTCGGACCCAGCGGCTGCGGAAAAACTACCATCCTGCGCATGGTGGCGGGCCTCGTCTCACCGACATCGGGCGAGGTCGCGGTCGACTCGATCCCCATCAGCCCCCAGACCATGGGCGCGATCCGCAAGACGCTGGGCTACGTGATCCAGGAGGGAGGACTTTTCCCTCACCTGACGGGGCTGGCGAACGTGACCATCATGGCCCGTCAAGAAGGCTGGCCGCGCGCCCGCATCGACGAGCGAGTCGCCGAGCTGGTGGAGATGACCCAACTGCCGAGGGCCGGGCTGGATCGCTATCCGAATGAACTCTCTGGCGGGCAGCGTCAGCGGATCAGCCTGATCCGGGCCCTGTTCATGAGCCCGCGAATCCTGCTGCTGGACGAGCCGTTGGGCGCGCTCGATCCGCTGATTCGGGCCGGCTTGCAGAGAGACCTCAAGCAGGTCTTCGAAAGGACGGGGACGACCGTGTTGTTCGTGACCCACGACCTGGTCGAGGCCGGGCGATTCGCCGACCGAGTCTGCCTCATGCAGTCCGGCCGGATCGTCCAGCAGGGGCCGTTTCGCGAGATCCTCCAGAAGCCGAGCAGCGAATTCGTCCGCGAATTCGTCACCTCGCAGGTCGTCGAGCCGTGA
- a CDS encoding glycine betaine ABC transporter substrate-binding protein: MRSRSLAKLIVLPLLLLIVGVTPLPRAGVRVRLGSKKFTESVILGEMLRILLEHSGVKVAHVREIGGTRLLFDALVAGEIDAYPEYTGTILKEIFVGKAVADDRSMRELLRKQGVGVAESLGFSNTYALALTRRRAAELGISRVSDLRRLPELRIALTHEFLDRSDGWPALKRAYDLQQDQVVGVDHDLAYRQLLAGEIDLIDVYSTDAMIRRSDLFLLADDRSFFPRYDALWLYRLDSAARDPQLVAAIERLAGTISESAMQKLNDDVEARRATEEQAASEFLATRFGIRVEAQAQSRAGMIADHLVEHLDLVRRSLLPAIVVGVALGVFCQRFPRAGKAVLAVVGLLQTIPSLALLVLLMPVIWALGYRSIGEGSATAVTALFCYCLLPIVRNTYTGLEGIPRGTIESATVLGLGRVPRLVDIELPMAMPTILAGIRTSAVQNVGFATLGAIIGAGGLGQPILRGIRLNDTSLIAAGAIPAALLALLLQFAVDAMEWVLTPRGLKRHVAVRE; this comes from the coding sequence GTGAGAAGTCGATCCCTCGCCAAGTTGATCGTCTTGCCGCTGCTGCTCCTCATCGTGGGCGTCACCCCGCTCCCTCGCGCCGGGGTGCGAGTGCGGCTGGGCTCGAAGAAATTCACCGAGTCGGTGATTCTCGGCGAGATGCTGCGGATTTTGCTGGAGCACTCGGGAGTCAAGGTCGCCCACGTCCGCGAGATCGGCGGCACGCGTCTGCTTTTCGATGCGCTCGTGGCGGGCGAGATCGACGCCTACCCGGAATATACGGGCACCATCCTGAAGGAGATCTTCGTCGGAAAGGCCGTCGCCGACGACCGCTCGATGCGGGAATTGCTGCGTAAGCAAGGCGTCGGCGTCGCCGAGTCGCTGGGGTTCAGCAACACTTACGCCCTGGCCCTCACCAGGCGGAGGGCCGCCGAGTTGGGGATCTCGCGCGTCTCGGATCTGCGACGACTCCCCGAGCTGCGGATCGCGCTGACGCACGAGTTCCTCGACCGCAGCGACGGCTGGCCGGCCCTGAAACGCGCGTACGACCTCCAGCAGGATCAGGTCGTCGGCGTCGATCACGACCTCGCCTATCGTCAGCTCCTGGCCGGCGAGATCGACCTGATCGACGTCTATTCGACGGACGCCATGATTCGACGCTCGGACCTGTTCCTGCTCGCGGACGACCGCTCGTTCTTCCCGCGCTACGACGCACTCTGGCTTTACCGCCTCGATTCGGCGGCGCGCGATCCACAGCTCGTGGCCGCGATCGAGCGGCTCGCGGGGACGATCTCCGAGTCGGCGATGCAGAAGCTCAACGACGACGTCGAGGCGCGGAGGGCGACCGAAGAGCAGGCGGCCTCCGAGTTCCTGGCGACACGTTTCGGGATCCGGGTCGAGGCGCAAGCGCAGTCGCGCGCCGGGATGATCGCCGACCATCTCGTCGAGCATCTCGACCTCGTGCGGCGTTCGCTGCTGCCGGCCATCGTGGTCGGGGTCGCGCTCGGCGTCTTCTGTCAGCGTTTTCCGCGGGCGGGGAAGGCGGTTTTGGCCGTCGTGGGGCTCTTGCAGACGATCCCCTCGCTGGCGCTGCTCGTCTTGTTGATGCCGGTGATCTGGGCGCTCGGCTATCGGAGCATCGGAGAGGGATCGGCGACGGCGGTTACGGCCCTTTTCTGCTATTGCCTCCTGCCGATCGTAAGGAACACGTACACGGGCCTGGAGGGCATCCCGCGGGGGACGATCGAGTCGGCGACGGTGCTCGGACTCGGCCGCGTCCCCCGGCTGGTCGACATCGAGCTGCCGATGGCGATGCCGACCATCCTCGCCGGGATCCGGACTTCTGCCGTCCAGAACGTCGGCTTCGCGACGCTGGGGGCGATCATCGGGGCCGGCGGTCTCGGGCAGCCGATCCTGAGGGGGATCCGGCTCAACGATACATCGCTGATCGCGGCCGGCGCGATCCCCGCCGCACTCCTGGCGTTGCTCCTGCAATTCGCCGTCGACGCCATGGAATGGGTCTTGACCCCGCGCGGGCTGAAACGCCACGTCGCCGTGCGAGAATGA